From the genome of Arthrobacter russicus:
CAAAACCCACGTGGGGCACATCCTGAGCAAACTCGCAGCCCGGGACCGGGTGCAGATCGTGGTCATCGCGTACGAAACCGGTGCCGTGGCTCCGGGATGACTCCCCCGGCCCGGCCAGCCCTGACCGGGCCGGCTCATACCCTGGTCTGATCCAGCACCGCCCACGGTCACCGTCGAATCATGCCCTGGCCCGATTCGGCGGGCACGGCAATTCTCTAATTTTGATGTATGACGACTTTGATCGAACGCGAACACACCCATCAGGGCAATGCGGTTTCCGCCCGGGGCTTGAACAAAAACTACGGTCGGGGCGAGACCGCGGTCAGCGCCCTGCGCAATATCGACATCGACTTCGATGCCTCCCGGTTCACCGCCATCATGGGTCCGTCCGGGAGCGGAAAATCCACCCTGATGCATTGCCTGGCCGGGCTGGACAGCACCGACTCCGGCAGCATCCACATCGGCGGCACCGACATCACCCAGCTCAATGACACCGCTTTGACTGCGCTGCGCCGGGACCGGATCGGCTTCATCTTCCAAGCTTTCAACCTGGTGCCCACCCTGACCGCGGAACAGAACATCACCTTGCCGGTCGCCCTGGCGAACGGCACTGTGGACCGGGACTGGTTCACCTTCATCACCGGCACCCTGGGTCTGACCGACCGGCTCAACCACCGGCCGCACCAGCTCTCCGGCGGCCAGCAACAACGGGTGGCGGTGGCCCGGGCGCTGCTGACCCGACCCGAAGTGATTTTCGCCGATGAACCCACCGGCAACCTGGATTCCCGGGTCGGTGCCGAGGTGCTGGGCATGCTCCGCCGCTCCTCGCAGGAGATGGGCCAGAGCATCATCATGGTCACCCACGATCCGATCGCCGCCTCGTACGCGGACCGGGTGGTCCTGCTCAGCGACGGAGTCCTGGCCGGCGAGCTGGAAAACCCCACCCCGGAAACCGTGCTCGCGGCACTCGCCAAGCTGGGAGCCTGACGTGTTCCAGGTCGCCCTAGCACAAATCAAGCTGCACTCCCGTCGGTTCATCGCCGTCGGCCTGGCGGTGCTGCTCGCCGTCGCCTTCCTGGTCGCCACACTGTTGGTGAACTCCTCCACCCAAGCCACGCTCAAAGCCAGCCTGGGCGAATCGTTCGCCAAAGCCGATGCCGTGATCAGCGCCGGCCCGGGACTGAACCCCAAGCTGCTCGACCAAACCGCCGTCGACGCCGTCGGCAAGGTCCCCGGCGTGACCGCCAGCTATGCGCAACTGGAAACCGCCCTGCAAGTGAAGTCGCCGAACAGCACCTTCTACAGCAAGTTGCTCAATACCGCACCCGAATCCGCTCTGGAGTCCGCAGTCCTGGTCTCCGGGGCGCTGCCCAGCGCGCCGGGACAAGTCGCGGTGGACGAGAAAACCGCCGAGCGCAGTTCGCTGGCCGTCGGCAGCGCTCTCACCTTGACCAGTTCCACCGGGCAATCCACCAGTGCCACGGTCTCCGGGATCGTCAAACCCAGCAGCGATCCGATGCGCTCCGGCTCGGCGCAACTTCTCGCCACCACGCAGACCATCGCGCCCTTGGCCGTGCAGCCCTTGGTCTACC
Proteins encoded in this window:
- a CDS encoding ABC transporter ATP-binding protein; protein product: MTTLIEREHTHQGNAVSARGLNKNYGRGETAVSALRNIDIDFDASRFTAIMGPSGSGKSTLMHCLAGLDSTDSGSIHIGGTDITQLNDTALTALRRDRIGFIFQAFNLVPTLTAEQNITLPVALANGTVDRDWFTFITGTLGLTDRLNHRPHQLSGGQQQRVAVARALLTRPEVIFADEPTGNLDSRVGAEVLGMLRRSSQEMGQSIIMVTHDPIAASYADRVVLLSDGVLAGELENPTPETVLAALAKLGA